From the Streptomyces sp. KMM 9044 genome, one window contains:
- a CDS encoding ATP-binding protein: protein MRDPLSVVTDAFTSFLFGKVETTRLPVRTSTGQAQAVYLPTAAPGLGDSGVIIGREVYSGKGYIYDPFQLYGQQLPAPHWLVLGESGNGKSALEKTYVMRQLRFRDRQVVVLDAQGEDGVGEWNLIAQELGITPIRLDPRAALDHGIRLNPLDPSITTTGQLALLRTIIEVAMGHGLDERAGFALKVAHAFVTETIVERQPVLTDIVERLRHPEAESAEAMNVAIDDVRAWGLDVALVLDRLVDGDLRGMFDGPTTVGIDLDAPLIVFDLSHIDRNSIAMPILMAIVGVWLEHTWIRPDRKKRIFLVEEAWHIINSPFVAQLFQRLLKFGRRLGLSFVAVVHHLSDVVDGAAAKEAAAILKMASTRTIYAQKADEARATGRVLGLPRWAVEIIPSLTPGIAVWDVNGNVQVVKHLITETERPLVFTDRAMTESSVDFLAADDALRAAELEAEQRAAAFVEQHVGDSESTVA from the coding sequence ATGCGGGATCCGCTGTCCGTCGTCACCGACGCCTTCACGTCGTTCCTGTTCGGCAAGGTCGAGACGACACGGCTGCCGGTACGCACCTCCACGGGCCAGGCGCAGGCCGTCTACCTCCCGACCGCCGCCCCCGGCCTCGGCGACTCCGGCGTCATCATCGGCCGCGAGGTCTACTCCGGCAAGGGCTACATCTACGACCCGTTCCAGCTCTACGGCCAGCAGCTCCCCGCGCCGCACTGGCTGGTCCTCGGCGAGTCCGGCAACGGCAAGTCGGCGCTGGAGAAGACGTACGTCATGCGCCAGCTGCGCTTCCGCGACCGCCAGGTCGTCGTCCTGGACGCACAGGGCGAGGACGGCGTCGGCGAGTGGAACCTCATCGCGCAGGAACTCGGCATCACTCCCATCCGGCTGGACCCGAGGGCCGCCCTGGACCACGGCATCCGCCTCAACCCGCTCGACCCGTCGATCACCACGACCGGCCAGCTCGCCCTGCTGCGCACCATCATCGAGGTCGCGATGGGGCACGGCCTGGACGAGCGCGCCGGCTTCGCGCTCAAGGTCGCGCACGCCTTCGTCACCGAGACGATCGTCGAACGCCAGCCGGTCCTCACCGACATCGTCGAGCGCCTGCGCCACCCCGAGGCGGAGTCGGCGGAAGCGATGAACGTCGCCATAGACGACGTGCGGGCCTGGGGCCTGGACGTCGCCCTGGTGCTCGACCGGCTCGTCGACGGTGACCTGCGCGGCATGTTCGACGGCCCGACGACGGTCGGCATCGACCTGGACGCGCCGCTGATCGTCTTCGACCTGTCCCACATCGACCGCAACTCCATCGCCATGCCGATCCTGATGGCGATCGTCGGCGTCTGGCTGGAACACACCTGGATCCGCCCCGACCGCAAGAAGCGCATCTTCCTGGTCGAGGAGGCCTGGCACATCATCAACAGCCCTTTTGTGGCGCAGCTGTTCCAGCGGCTGCTCAAGTTCGGGCGACGGCTCGGCCTGTCGTTCGTCGCGGTCGTCCACCACCTGTCCGACGTGGTGGACGGGGCGGCGGCGAAGGAGGCGGCGGCCATCCTCAAGATGGCGTCGACCCGGACCATCTACGCCCAGAAGGCCGACGAGGCACGGGCGACGGGCAGAGTGCTGGGCCTGCCCCGGTGGGCGGTGGAGATCATCCCCTCGCTCACCCCGGGCATCGCGGTCTGGGACGTCAACGGCAATGTGCAGGTGGTCAAACACCTCATCACCGAGACGGAGCGCCCGCTGGTCTTCACCGACCGCGCGATGACCGAGTCCTCCGTCGACTTCCTCGCCGCCGACGACGCCCTGCGCGCCGCCGAGCTGGAGGCGGAGCAACGGGCGGCGGCCTTCGTGGAACAGCACGTCGGCGACTCCGAGTCGACGGTGGCGTAG
- a CDS encoding SCO6880 family protein: MSHPVTPRRTYLIGRARPNAIVGRNRETGEIALIVVGAFFGMMAGLLVPVLTLRIVLLTGLPMIALAAVYVPYRGRTFYKWFEINRSYKRTLRQGTTYRSGVVEAGTRLDGREIEIGPPPGIGRITWLAAPFGPDEIAVQLHADRKTVTAAIEIEGPGVGLRDSEDQEALVDRFGTLLKHVANGDGFVTRIQMLARTLPADPDAHAKDVSQRGDDQAPPWLQQSYDQLQSMVSTSSEQHRAYLVACMHFNRDLAAEANAMARAMRTQGRGKVDRDAGLAVVMARELTDICSRLQEADIRVRQPLGQSRLSSLIHSMYDPDHPIDHIQAMTKRNAWPAELDAMEPTYLQAKTRESSTRAPWCHATAWVKEWPMTPVGVNFLAPLLVHTPDVIRTVAVTMDLEPTEVAIERMLTEKTNDEAEASRAAKMNRTVDPRDIAAHGRLDQRGEDLASGAAGVNLVGYITVSSRTPEALARDKRTIRASAGKSYLKLEWCDREHHRAFVNTLPFATGIRR; this comes from the coding sequence ATGTCCCATCCGGTCACGCCCCGCCGTACGTATCTGATCGGCCGCGCCCGGCCGAACGCGATCGTCGGCCGCAATCGCGAGACCGGTGAGATCGCGCTGATCGTCGTGGGCGCGTTCTTCGGCATGATGGCCGGTCTGCTCGTCCCCGTCCTGACCCTGCGGATCGTGCTGCTCACGGGCCTCCCGATGATCGCCCTGGCGGCCGTGTACGTCCCCTACAGGGGCCGCACCTTCTACAAGTGGTTCGAGATCAACCGCAGTTACAAGCGGACCCTGCGCCAGGGCACGACGTACCGCTCGGGCGTCGTCGAAGCCGGCACCCGGCTCGACGGCCGGGAGATCGAGATCGGCCCGCCGCCGGGGATCGGCCGGATCACCTGGCTCGCCGCCCCGTTCGGGCCCGACGAGATCGCCGTGCAGCTGCACGCGGACCGCAAGACGGTGACCGCCGCCATCGAGATCGAGGGCCCCGGCGTGGGCCTGCGTGACTCGGAGGACCAGGAGGCGCTCGTCGACCGCTTCGGCACGTTGCTCAAGCACGTGGCCAACGGCGACGGCTTCGTCACCCGCATCCAGATGCTCGCCCGCACGCTGCCCGCCGACCCCGACGCGCACGCCAAGGACGTCTCACAGCGCGGCGACGACCAGGCGCCGCCGTGGCTCCAGCAGTCCTACGACCAGCTGCAGTCGATGGTGTCGACCAGCAGCGAGCAGCACCGCGCGTACCTCGTCGCCTGTATGCACTTCAACCGCGACCTGGCCGCCGAGGCCAACGCGATGGCGCGCGCGATGCGCACCCAGGGGCGCGGCAAGGTGGACCGGGACGCCGGGCTGGCCGTCGTCATGGCCCGTGAGCTGACCGACATCTGCTCCCGGCTCCAGGAGGCCGACATCCGCGTCCGGCAGCCGCTCGGCCAGAGCCGCCTGTCCTCGCTGATCCACTCCATGTACGACCCGGACCACCCGATCGACCACATCCAGGCGATGACCAAGCGCAACGCCTGGCCGGCCGAGCTCGACGCCATGGAGCCCACCTACCTCCAGGCCAAGACCCGCGAGTCCTCCACCCGCGCCCCCTGGTGCCACGCCACGGCCTGGGTGAAGGAGTGGCCGATGACCCCGGTGGGCGTCAACTTCCTGGCGCCGCTCCTGGTCCACACCCCGGACGTGATCCGCACGGTCGCCGTGACGATGGACCTCGAGCCCACCGAGGTCGCCATCGAGCGCATGCTGACGGAGAAGACCAACGACGAGGCCGAGGCCTCGCGCGCCGCGAAGATGAACCGCACGGTCGACCCGCGCGACATCGCCGCCCACGGCCGTCTCGACCAGCGCGGCGAGGACCTCGCCAGCGGCGCGGCCGGCGTCAACCTCGTCGGCTACATCACCGTCTCCTCCCGCACCCCCGAGGCGCTGGCCCGCGACAAGCGGACCATCAGGGCGTCGGCGGGAAAGTCGTACCTGAAGCTGGAGTGGTGCGACCGCGAGCACCACCGCGCCTTCGTGAACACACTCCCGTTCGCCACCGGCATTCGAAGGTAG
- a CDS encoding ATP-binding protein, with translation MKASGVVVRIAPPAAELLANAHPHTTGPYALRLRAAEAGRLRVGVWDTDPRVPPGFVGTTPLAAPPDESENGRGLPLVRACVSVWGVGRGGGRGLWAECGG, from the coding sequence ATGAAGGCATCGGGCGTGGTGGTGCGTATCGCTCCGCCGGCCGCGGAGTTGCTGGCCAACGCCCATCCGCACACCACCGGGCCCTACGCGCTGCGGCTGCGGGCCGCCGAGGCGGGGCGGCTGCGGGTCGGGGTGTGGGACACGGACCCGCGGGTGCCGCCCGGCTTCGTCGGCACCACACCGCTCGCCGCCCCACCGGACGAGTCCGAGAACGGGCGGGGGCTGCCGTTGGTGCGGGCCTGTGTGTCCGTGTGGGGCGTGGGCCGTGGGGGAGGGAGGGGCCTGTGGGCGGAGTGCGGCGGTTGA
- a CDS encoding C40 family peptidase: protein MRKAWIAVGVAGSSAIAFVMLLAVGVYVVAGNLAGGAGGGAAKTLAKGAVPAEYQKLVATWGNLCPAINPALLAAQLYQESGFNPKAQSHAAAQGIAQFIPGTWATHGVDGDGDGDRDVWDPNDAIPSAATYDCALAGYVKDVPGNPTENMLASYNAGAYAVIKYSGVPPYEETQNYVKRILSLEKSFAAPVGRVDPSEQAAGAIGYAQEKLGTLYLWGGNGTADQGGRFDCSGLTKAAYESVGITLPRVANDQYNAGPHPAREELLPGDLVFFSDDLTNARAIRHVGIYVGGGYMINAPRPGAVIRFDPIDTPDYLGATRVTEDGAKALPTTV from the coding sequence GTGCGTAAGGCCTGGATCGCGGTGGGGGTCGCGGGAAGCTCGGCGATCGCCTTCGTCATGCTGCTTGCCGTCGGGGTCTACGTCGTCGCGGGGAACCTCGCCGGCGGGGCCGGCGGCGGGGCCGCCAAGACGCTGGCGAAGGGCGCGGTGCCGGCCGAGTACCAGAAGCTCGTGGCGACCTGGGGCAACCTCTGCCCGGCCATCAACCCGGCGCTGCTCGCCGCCCAGTTGTACCAGGAGAGCGGGTTCAACCCGAAGGCGCAGAGCCACGCGGCGGCGCAGGGCATCGCCCAGTTCATCCCCGGCACCTGGGCCACCCACGGTGTCGACGGGGACGGCGACGGCGACCGGGACGTGTGGGACCCGAACGACGCGATTCCGTCGGCGGCGACGTACGACTGCGCCCTCGCGGGCTACGTGAAGGACGTCCCGGGGAATCCGACCGAAAACATGCTGGCCTCCTACAACGCGGGGGCCTATGCGGTCATCAAGTACAGCGGTGTGCCGCCGTACGAGGAGACGCAGAACTACGTCAAGCGCATCCTCTCCCTGGAGAAGAGTTTCGCCGCGCCGGTCGGCCGGGTCGACCCGTCCGAGCAGGCGGCCGGAGCCATCGGCTACGCGCAGGAGAAGCTCGGCACACTCTATCTCTGGGGTGGTAACGGCACCGCTGACCAGGGAGGACGCTTCGACTGCTCGGGGCTGACGAAGGCCGCGTACGAGAGTGTGGGGATCACGCTCCCGCGGGTGGCCAACGACCAGTACAACGCGGGACCGCATCCCGCGCGGGAGGAATTGCTTCCCGGCGATCTGGTCTTCTTCTCGGACGACCTCACCAATGCGCGGGCCATCCGGCATGTGGGCATTTATGTCGGAGGTGGGTACATGATCAACGCGCCCCGTCCGGGCGCTGTGATCCGGTTCGACCCGATCGACACACCTGACTACCTCGGTGCCACTCGCGTCACCGAAGATGGCGCGAAAGCGCTCCCCACGACAGTCTGA
- a CDS encoding phosphatase PAP2 family protein has product MAGLADSGSNPDVDLLYDINGLAKAAPPWVDGIMGFMGEFGLLFALLGLVVWCWWGVRRRGGEDAAPTVAALVWAPLAAGVAVLVNVPIRGFVERRRPFYDHEGLEVLVDGKTDFSFVSDHATLTMALAVGLFLANRRLGLVALVIGVLGGFIRVYMGVHYPTDVVGGLALGTAVALLLSPPAMALLTPLMRAVEQSRRGAWLIKGRQARARVIPGEARSSEVGGRDLAA; this is encoded by the coding sequence ATGGCTGGACTCGCCGACTCCGGGTCGAATCCCGACGTCGACCTGCTTTACGACATCAATGGCCTGGCGAAGGCCGCACCCCCGTGGGTCGATGGAATCATGGGTTTCATGGGCGAGTTCGGCCTGCTGTTCGCCCTGCTGGGGCTGGTGGTGTGGTGCTGGTGGGGCGTCAGACGGCGGGGTGGCGAGGACGCGGCCCCGACCGTGGCGGCCCTGGTGTGGGCTCCCCTCGCGGCGGGCGTCGCGGTCCTGGTGAACGTGCCGATACGCGGGTTCGTGGAGCGGCGCAGGCCGTTCTACGACCATGAGGGACTCGAGGTCCTGGTCGACGGCAAGACCGACTTCTCGTTCGTCAGCGACCATGCGACGCTCACCATGGCGCTGGCGGTGGGGTTGTTCCTGGCCAACCGGCGGCTCGGGCTCGTCGCCCTGGTGATCGGGGTGTTGGGCGGGTTCATCCGGGTCTACATGGGTGTGCACTACCCGACCGACGTCGTGGGCGGTCTCGCGCTCGGCACGGCCGTCGCCCTGTTGCTGTCGCCGCCCGCGATGGCGCTGCTGACGCCGTTGATGAGGGCGGTCGAGCAGTCGCGGCGGGGGGCGTGGCTGATCAAAGGACGGCAGGCCCGGGCACGGGTGATTCCCGGTGAGGCGCGGTCGTCTGAGGTGGGCGGGCGGGACCTGGCGGCGTAG
- a CDS encoding metal-sensitive transcriptional regulator, with product MTTTEAGADASSSPDATDGTSVKDVTEVTAATGAKDAPSTATAVGVVTDHDRGIHGYHHEKQEHLKRLRRIEGQIRGLQRMVDEDVYCIDILTQVSASTKALQSFALQLLEEHLRHCVADAAVKGGDEIDAKVREATQAIARMLRT from the coding sequence ATGACGACCACCGAGGCCGGCGCGGACGCGTCCTCCTCTCCGGACGCGACGGACGGGACGAGCGTGAAGGACGTGACGGAAGTAACGGCCGCAACGGGAGCGAAAGACGCCCCCTCGACCGCCACGGCGGTCGGGGTCGTGACCGACCACGACCGGGGCATCCACGGCTACCACCACGAGAAGCAGGAACACCTCAAGCGCCTGCGCCGCATCGAGGGCCAGATCCGGGGCCTGCAGCGGATGGTCGACGAGGACGTCTACTGCATCGACATACTCACCCAGGTGTCCGCCTCCACCAAGGCCCTGCAGTCCTTCGCGCTGCAACTGCTGGAGGAGCACCTGCGCCACTGCGTCGCGGACGCGGCCGTCAAGGGCGGCGACGAGATCGACGCCAAGGTCAGGGAAGCCACCCAGGCCATCGCCCGCATGCTCCGCACCTGA
- a CDS encoding DUF47 domain-containing protein produces MRFRLTPRETSFYDMFAASADNIVTGSKLLMELLGADTPARGEIAERMRAAEHAGDDATHAIFHQLNSSFITPFDREDIYSLASSLDDIMDFMEEAVDLVVLYNVEELPKGVDQQIEVLARAAELTAEAMPNLRTMDHLTEYWIEVNRLENQADQIHRKLLAHLFSGKYDAIEVLKLKQIVDVLEEAADAFEHVANTVETIAVKES; encoded by the coding sequence GTGCGCTTTCGTCTGACCCCCAGGGAGACGAGCTTCTACGACATGTTCGCCGCATCCGCGGACAACATCGTCACGGGCTCGAAACTCCTCATGGAACTGCTCGGGGCGGACACCCCTGCCCGGGGCGAGATCGCCGAGCGTATGCGGGCCGCGGAACACGCGGGTGACGACGCCACCCATGCGATCTTCCACCAGCTGAACTCCTCGTTCATCACGCCCTTCGACCGCGAGGACATCTACTCCCTCGCCTCGTCCCTCGACGACATCATGGACTTCATGGAGGAGGCCGTCGACCTGGTCGTCCTCTACAACGTCGAGGAGCTGCCCAAGGGCGTCGACCAGCAGATCGAGGTCCTCGCGCGGGCCGCCGAGCTCACGGCCGAGGCCATGCCGAACCTGCGCACCATGGACCACCTCACCGAGTACTGGATCGAGGTCAACCGCCTGGAGAACCAGGCCGACCAGATCCACCGCAAACTGCTGGCCCACCTCTTCAGCGGCAAGTACGACGCCATCGAGGTGCTCAAGCTGAAGCAGATCGTGGATGTCCTCGAGGAGGCGGCCGACGCCTTCGAGCACGTGGCGAACACGGTGGAGACCATCGCCGTCAAGGAGTCCTGA
- a CDS encoding inorganic phosphate transporter, with amino-acid sequence MDTFALVVTIGVALFFTYTNGFHDSANAIATSVSTRALTPRAALAMAAVMNLAGAFLGSEVAKTVSEGLIQTPEGSKGMGILFAALVGAITWNLITWYFGLPSSSSHALFGGMVGAALAGGTTVYWSGVLEKIVIPMFVSPIVGLLAGYLVMTAIMWIFRNSNPHKAKRGFRIAQTVSAAGMALGHGLQDAQKTMGIVVMALVIADVEEYSDPIPVWVKIACALMLSAGTYAGGWRIMRTLGRKIIELDPPQGFAAEATGATIMFGSAYLFHAPISTTHVITSAIMGVGATKRVNAVRWGVAKNIILGWFITMPAAALVAAVSYGLVYLAFL; translated from the coding sequence ATGGACACCTTCGCTCTGGTCGTGACCATCGGGGTCGCGCTCTTCTTCACGTACACGAACGGCTTCCACGACTCGGCGAACGCCATCGCCACCTCGGTGTCGACCCGTGCGCTCACCCCGCGCGCGGCGCTCGCCATGGCCGCCGTCATGAACCTGGCCGGCGCCTTCCTGGGCTCCGAGGTCGCCAAGACCGTCAGCGAGGGGCTGATCCAGACCCCCGAGGGCTCGAAGGGGATGGGGATCCTGTTCGCGGCGCTGGTCGGCGCGATCACCTGGAACCTCATCACCTGGTACTTCGGCCTGCCGTCCTCCTCCTCGCACGCCCTGTTCGGCGGCATGGTCGGAGCGGCGCTGGCCGGCGGGACGACGGTGTACTGGAGCGGGGTGCTCGAGAAGATCGTCATCCCGATGTTCGTCTCGCCGATCGTGGGCCTGCTCGCGGGTTACCTGGTCATGACCGCGATCATGTGGATCTTCCGGAACTCCAACCCGCACAAGGCCAAGCGGGGCTTCCGCATCGCGCAGACGGTGTCGGCGGCCGGCATGGCGCTCGGCCACGGTCTGCAGGACGCGCAGAAGACCATGGGCATCGTGGTGATGGCGCTCGTCATCGCCGATGTCGAGGAGTACAGCGACCCGATCCCGGTGTGGGTGAAGATCGCCTGCGCGCTGATGCTGTCGGCGGGCACCTACGCCGGTGGCTGGCGCATCATGCGGACCCTCGGGCGGAAGATCATCGAGCTGGACCCGCCGCAGGGCTTCGCGGCCGAGGCCACCGGCGCGACGATCATGTTCGGGTCGGCGTACCTGTTCCACGCGCCGATCTCGACGACGCACGTGATCACTTCGGCGATCATGGGTGTCGGCGCGACGAAGCGGGTGAACGCGGTGCGCTGGGGCGTCGCCAAGAACATCATCCTGGGCTGGTTCATCACGATGCCCGCGGCGGCCCTGGTGGCGGCGGTCTCGTACGGGCTCGTGTACCTGGCGTTCCTGTAG
- the pstB gene encoding phosphate ABC transporter ATP-binding protein PstB, translated as MAKRIDISGLNAYYSSFLAIEDISMTVEPRSVTAFIGPSGCGKSTFLRTLNRMHEVTPGGRVEGKVMLDDENLYGPGIDPVAVRREVGMVFQRPNPFPTMSVYDNVAAGLRLNGKYRKSELDGVVEKSLRGANLWNEVKDRLNKPGSGLSGGQQQRLCIARAIAVEPKVLLMDEPCSALDPISTLAIEDLIGELKEQFTIVIVTHNMQQAARVSDRTAFFNLAAVGQPGKLIEIDDTERIFSNPSVQATEDYISGRFG; from the coding sequence ATGGCCAAGCGCATCGATATCAGCGGCCTCAACGCCTACTACAGCTCCTTCCTCGCCATCGAGGACATCTCGATGACCGTCGAACCCCGCTCCGTGACGGCCTTCATCGGCCCGTCCGGCTGCGGCAAGTCGACCTTCCTGCGCACGCTCAACCGCATGCACGAGGTCACGCCCGGCGGCAGGGTCGAGGGCAAGGTCATGCTCGACGACGAGAACCTCTACGGTCCCGGCATCGACCCGGTCGCCGTGCGGCGCGAGGTCGGCATGGTCTTCCAGCGCCCCAACCCGTTCCCCACCATGTCGGTCTACGACAACGTGGCGGCCGGGCTGCGGCTGAACGGCAAGTACAGGAAGTCCGAGCTGGACGGCGTCGTCGAGAAGTCCCTCAGGGGCGCCAACCTCTGGAACGAGGTCAAGGACCGTCTGAACAAGCCCGGCTCGGGCCTCTCCGGCGGTCAGCAGCAGCGTCTGTGCATCGCCCGCGCGATCGCGGTCGAGCCGAAGGTGCTCCTGATGGACGAGCCCTGCTCCGCCCTGGACCCGATCTCCACCCTCGCCATCGAGGACCTGATCGGTGAGCTCAAGGAGCAGTTCACGATCGTCATCGTGACGCACAACATGCAGCAGGCCGCGCGCGTCTCGGACCGCACGGCGTTCTTCAACCTGGCGGCCGTGGGCCAGCCGGGCAAGCTGATCGAGATCGACGACACGGAGCGCATCTTCTCCAACCCGTCGGTCCAGGCCACCGAGGACTACATCTCCGGCCGCTTCGGCTGA
- the pstA gene encoding phosphate ABC transporter permease PstA, with amino-acid sequence MSHATITPKSAHSLHGARLPKWFAWAVAAGSVALGLGISTVAGLDSSVQWALIAAVLFVLGSYAVSATVEGRRQAKDRTATSLVWVAFLIAVIPLASLIWETLKRGVKVLDGYFLTHSMGVVADSEPGGGIYHAMLGTLEQVGIAALISVPVGVLTAIYLVEYGRGKLAKAVTFFVDVMTGIPSIVAGLFILSLWIVILGMGYSGFAGSLALCILMIPVVVRSTEEMLKLVPNELREASLALGIPKWRTILKVVLPTSLGGITTGVMLAVARITGETAPVLLLVWGTSVINANPFSDPQASLPMYIYLQYANSGGSGAAYDRAWAAALTLIAFIMILNLVARGIARWKAPQTGR; translated from the coding sequence ATGAGCCACGCAACGATCACCCCCAAGTCCGCGCACTCCCTGCACGGCGCCCGGCTCCCCAAGTGGTTCGCCTGGGCCGTCGCGGCGGGATCCGTCGCCCTGGGCCTCGGCATCAGCACCGTGGCCGGCCTGGACAGCAGCGTCCAGTGGGCGCTGATCGCCGCGGTCCTCTTCGTCCTCGGCTCCTACGCCGTCTCGGCCACGGTCGAGGGCAGGCGCCAGGCCAAGGACCGCACCGCGACCAGCCTGGTCTGGGTCGCCTTCCTGATCGCCGTCATCCCGTTGGCCTCCCTCATCTGGGAGACCCTCAAGCGCGGTGTGAAGGTCCTCGACGGCTACTTCCTCACCCACTCCATGGGCGTCGTCGCCGACAGCGAGCCGGGCGGCGGCATCTACCACGCCATGCTCGGCACCCTGGAGCAGGTCGGCATAGCCGCGCTGATCTCGGTCCCGGTCGGTGTGCTGACCGCGATCTACCTGGTCGAGTACGGCCGGGGCAAGCTCGCCAAGGCCGTCACCTTCTTCGTCGACGTCATGACGGGTATCCCGTCCATCGTCGCCGGTCTGTTCATCCTCAGTCTGTGGATCGTGATCCTGGGCATGGGCTACTCCGGCTTCGCCGGGTCGCTCGCCCTGTGCATCCTGATGATCCCGGTGGTCGTCCGCTCCACGGAGGAGATGCTCAAGCTCGTCCCGAACGAGCTGCGCGAGGCGTCCCTCGCGCTCGGCATCCCGAAGTGGCGCACCATCCTGAAGGTCGTCCTGCCCACGTCCCTCGGTGGCATCACCACCGGTGTCATGCTGGCCGTCGCCCGCATCACCGGTGAGACCGCCCCCGTGCTGCTGCTGGTCTGGGGTACGAGCGTGATCAACGCCAACCCCTTCTCCGACCCGCAGGCGTCACTGCCGATGTACATCTACCTGCAGTACGCCAACAGCGGCGGCTCCGGCGCGGCCTACGACCGCGCCTGGGCGGCGGCCCTGACGCTCATCGCGTTCATCATGATCCTCAACCTCGTGGCCCGCGGCATCGCCCGCTGGAAGGCCCCGCAGACCGGTCGCTGA
- the pstC gene encoding phosphate ABC transporter permease subunit PstC, whose protein sequence is MDTSTQQTAPPPVPPPPTTEQKRAARGATRPGDRIFLGLSRGSGILVLVIMAAIAAFLTYRTVLALSENEANFFTSFDWNPSGSPPEFGIAVLVYGTVVSSIIAMVIAVPVSVGIALFITHYAPRRFGGTIAYVIDLLAAVPSIVYGLWGALVLVPHMDGLYGWLDDYLGWTGLFEWNGGAARSLFTVGILLALMILPIITSVSREVFRQAPQMHQEAALALGATRWEVIRMSVIPFGRSGVISASMLGLGRALGETMAVAMVLSPSFDINASLLDPGGGTFAQNIASKFNEATVMGRDALIASGLVLFVITLLVNGGARLIIARRKEYSGANA, encoded by the coding sequence ATGGACACATCCACACAGCAGACCGCTCCACCCCCCGTCCCCCCGCCGCCCACGACGGAACAGAAGCGTGCCGCACGCGGCGCCACCCGTCCCGGCGACCGGATCTTCCTCGGGCTCTCCCGGGGGTCCGGCATCCTCGTCCTGGTGATCATGGCCGCGATCGCGGCCTTCCTCACCTACCGCACCGTTCTCGCGCTGAGTGAGAACGAGGCCAACTTCTTCACCTCGTTCGACTGGAACCCCAGCGGCAGCCCGCCGGAGTTCGGCATCGCGGTCCTGGTCTACGGCACCGTCGTGTCCTCGATCATCGCCATGGTCATCGCGGTCCCGGTCTCGGTGGGCATCGCGCTGTTCATCACGCACTACGCCCCGCGCAGGTTCGGCGGCACCATCGCATACGTGATCGACCTGCTCGCCGCCGTGCCCTCCATCGTCTACGGCCTGTGGGGCGCCCTCGTCCTGGTGCCGCACATGGACGGCCTCTACGGCTGGCTGGACGACTACCTCGGCTGGACCGGGCTCTTCGAGTGGAACGGTGGCGCCGCGCGCTCGCTGTTCACCGTCGGCATCCTGCTCGCCCTGATGATTCTTCCGATCATCACCAGCGTCAGCCGTGAGGTCTTCCGGCAGGCGCCGCAGATGCACCAGGAGGCCGCTCTCGCCCTGGGTGCCACCCGCTGGGAGGTCATCCGCATGTCGGTGATCCCCTTCGGCCGCTCCGGCGTGATCTCCGCCTCGATGCTGGGCCTCGGCCGCGCGCTCGGCGAGACGATGGCCGTGGCCATGGTGCTCTCGCCGTCCTTCGACATCAACGCCAGCCTGCTCGACCCGGGCGGCGGCACGTTCGCGCAGAACATCGCCAGCAAGTTCAACGAGGCCACCGTGATGGGCCGGGACGCGCTGATCGCGTCCGGTCTGGTGCTCTTCGTGATCACCCTGCTGGTCAACGGCGGCGCCCGCCTGATCATCGCCCGTCGCAAGGAGTACTCGGGGGCCAACGCATGA